Proteins encoded by one window of Antechinus flavipes isolate AdamAnt ecotype Samford, QLD, Australia chromosome 4, AdamAnt_v2, whole genome shotgun sequence:
- the LOC127558732 gene encoding olfactory receptor 10X1-like has translation MRINQTFLEEFIFLGFSAYLEWQIVLFVCFFFVYLLTLTGNLVIMALTWVDHALHIPMYLFLAALSFSETCYTLTIIPKMLIDLLAKNRSISIPGCALQMFFFLGLGGTNCIILTVMGFDRFLAICHPLRYPTLMTNKACGQLVALAWIGGFFISSTETTLIFWGSFCGPNLIKQFFCHMRAVTKLSCLNSYIKEIIVTVISESGLLGTFLFIILTYVFILSTVLKIPSVEGRKKAFSTCASHLTVVIIHFGFAAIVYLKPEAQEGDDVLITIPYTVVTPFLSPIIFTLRNKDMKNSLKRVLDKKVALTK, from the coding sequence ATGAGGATCAATCAGACATTCCTAGAAGAATTCATCTTCCTTGGATTCTCAGCTTACCTAGAATGGCAAATTGTCCTATTTGTTTGCTTCTTCTTTGTCTACCTTCTTACCCTCACTGGCAACTTGGTCATCATGGCCCTCACGTGGGTGGACCATGCCCTCCATATTCCCATGTACCTCTTTCTTGCTgccctttccttttctgaaacCTGCTATACATTAACCATAATCCCCAAAATGCTGATAGACCTGTTGGCCAAGAATAGAAGCATTTCTATCCCAGGATGTGCCctccaaatgtttttcttccttggaCTTGGTGGTACCAACTGTATTATCCTTACAGTGATGGGCTTTGATCGGTTCCTGGCCATCTGTCATCCCCTGCGCTACCCCACACTCATGACCAACAAAGCATGTGGGCAACTTGTGGCTTTAGCTTGGATTGGTGGATTCTTTATTTCCTCGACAGAGACAACATTGATATTTTGGGGATCCTTCTGTGGCCCCAATCTTATCAAACAATTCTTCTGCCACATGCGAGCAGTGACCAAATTGTCCTGCCTAAATAGTTACATCAAAGAAATTATTGTCACAGTTATTTCAGAGTCTGGTTTGCTGGGGACATTCCTATTTATCATTCTTACATATGTATTCATTCTCTCTACAGTACTCAAGATCCCCTCAgttgaggggagaaaaaaggcTTTCTCTACTTGTGCCTCTCACCTTACTGTGGTCATCATTCACTTTGGATTTGCTGCCATAGTTTACTTAAAGCCAGAGGCACAAGAGGGAGATGATGTCCTGATAACTATCCCCTACACTGTTGTCACACCCTTTCTCAGCCCTATCATTTTCACCCTGAGAAACAAGGACATGAAGAATTCTCTGAAGAGAGTACTAGACAAGAAAGTTGCCTTAACCAAATGA
- the LOC127561306 gene encoding olfactory receptor 10X1-like: MRVNQTLLEEFVFVGFSFYSDWQVVLSVFFFFLYIFTLTGNLAIMGLTLLDRALHTPMYLFLSALSFSETCYTLTIVPKMLVDLLTKSRTISVLGCGLQMFFFHGLGGTNCIILTVMGYDRFLAICNPLRYPVLMTSTICGHLVALAWTSGFFVSLVQTTLIFSDSFCGPNLIKHFLCHMRAVVKLSCLNGAVIEVIVTVISVLGLIGTFLFILLTYVFILSTVLKIPSAEGKRKAFSTCASHLTVVIIHFGFASIVYLKPETTERDDILMAVPYTLITPFLSPLIFTLRNKDMKYALIKVLSNKSGLTKSPWAVTIGGQHQEKSKGFSLKPVV; the protein is encoded by the coding sequence ATGAGAGTAAACCAGACACTCCTGGAAGAATTTGTCTTTGTTGGCTTCTCTTTCTACTCAGACTGGCAAGTTGTcctctctgttttcttcttttttctttatattttcactcTCACTGGCAATCTGGCAATCATGGGTCTCACTTTGTTAGACCGAGCTCTCCATACTCCCATGTACCTATTCCTCAGTGCCCTTTCATTCTCTGAGACTTGCTACACATTAACTATTGTTCCTAAAATGTTGGTTGACCTACTAACCAAAAGTAGGACCATTTCTGTTCTGGGATGTGGACTCCAgatgtttttttttcatggtcTTGGTGGTACCAACTGCATTATTCTCACTGTGATGGGCTATGACCGGTTCCTGGCCATCTGTAACCCTCTTCGTTACCCAGTACTCATGACCAGTACAATATGTGGGCATCTTGTTGCCTTAGCTTGGACTAGTGGTTTCTTTGTCTCCTTAGTGCAGACCACCTTGATCTTTTCAGACTCATTTTGTGGCCCCAACCTTATAAAACACTTCCTCTGCCACATGAGAGCAGTAGTCAAGTTATCTTGCCTGAATGGTGCTGTTATAGAAGTTATTGTCACGGTTATCTCAGTATTGGGTTTAATAGGGACATTTCTATTCATCCTTCTTACATACGTGTTCATTCTCTCTACTGTGCTCAAGATCCCTTCAGctgaagggaagaggaaggctTTTTCCACTTGTGCATCCCACCTCACTGTGGTTATTATCCATTTTGGCTTTGCCTCCATTGTGTACTTGAAGCCAGAGACTACAGAGAGAGATGACATTCTCATGGCTGTTCCTTATACTCTTATCACACCTTTCCTCAGTCCACTAATTTTCACCCTGAGAAATAAGGACATGAAGTATGCTCTGATTAAGGTACTGAGTAATAAAAGTGGTTTAACTAAATCACCTTGGGCAGTTACTATTGGTGGTCAACACCAAGAAAAGAGTAAGGGATTTTCTCTGAAACCTgtagtataa